A single Cupriavidus sp. D39 DNA region contains:
- a CDS encoding CBS domain-containing protein: MKVSDILQIKGNTLYTVKPETSLLLAVNIMAEHDIGSLVVMEYGDLVGMLTFREIIKTLSANGGNVGTTSLRKVMDDAPLTCTMETDVNEVRRMMLERHTRYLPVLDNRTLMGVISFYDVAKAVVEEQSFENRMLKAYIRDWPEEKTE; encoded by the coding sequence ATGAAAGTCAGCGACATCCTGCAGATCAAGGGCAACACGCTCTATACGGTGAAGCCGGAAACGTCACTGCTGCTGGCGGTCAACATCATGGCCGAGCACGATATCGGCTCGCTGGTGGTGATGGAATACGGCGACCTGGTCGGCATGCTGACCTTCCGCGAGATCATCAAGACGCTCTCCGCCAACGGCGGCAACGTCGGCACCACCAGCCTGCGCAAGGTCATGGACGACGCGCCGCTGACCTGCACCATGGAGACGGACGTCAATGAAGTCCGCCGCATGATGCTGGAGCGCCACACCCGTTACCTGCCGGTGCTGGATAACCGGACGCTGATGGGCGTGATTTCGTTTTACGACGTGGCCAAGGCCGTGGTGGAAGAGCAGAGCTTCGAGAACCGCATGCTCAAGGCCTACATCCGCGACTGGCCGGAAGAAAAGACCGAGTAA
- a CDS encoding MFS transporter, with product MSQQNQFRLLRTRRFAPFFWTQFLGAMNDNLFKVAFTSLVTYHTALFDGVDAKSAAFLISAIFIAPFVLFSATSGQIADKIEKSRLIRLVKTLEIAIMLLGLAGFAIHSAPLLYTGTFLMGLHSTLFGPVKFAYLPQHLDETELVGGNGLVEMGTFVAILLGTLLGGELAGLTHGEEIVGPLYVGAACVLLALVGRMVSARVPDSPAPQPDLRINWNPFSETWRNLKLARTDRTVFLSLLGISWLWFLGATFLTSFFSFAKDVLGGDQNVVTLLLAVFSVGIGTGSLLCERLSGRQVEIGLVPFGSIGMTVFAVDLFFASNGEHHAELSGLAGFAADPRHWRVLIDLFLLAMFGGFYSVPLYALIQSRCAPTHRARIIAANNILNSFFMIGSSLLAVVLTQAGFSIAQLFLVVGLLNAVVAIYIYSLVPEFLLRFIAWILVHTVYRLKRVNAEHIPTEGAAVLVCNHVSFADAVVLMAASPRPVRFLMDHRIFKVPLMSWFFRQAKAIPIAPAHEDPVMLERAYDEVARALADGDLVCIFPEGKITATGELNPFKQGVQQIIRRTPVPVVPMALRGLWGSFFSRKGGNAMSRPFRRGILNRLELVVGDPIAPELATPEGLQQVVQGLRGEWR from the coding sequence ATGAGCCAACAAAACCAGTTCCGTCTGCTCCGCACGCGCCGCTTCGCGCCGTTCTTCTGGACCCAGTTCCTGGGCGCCATGAACGACAACCTGTTCAAGGTCGCCTTCACCTCCCTTGTCACCTACCATACGGCCCTGTTCGACGGCGTTGACGCCAAGAGCGCGGCGTTCCTGATCTCGGCCATCTTTATTGCGCCGTTCGTGCTGTTCTCGGCCACCAGCGGCCAGATCGCCGACAAGATCGAGAAATCCCGCCTGATCCGGCTGGTGAAGACGCTGGAAATCGCCATCATGCTGCTGGGCCTGGCGGGCTTTGCCATACACAGCGCGCCCTTGCTCTACACGGGTACCTTCCTGATGGGGCTGCACTCGACGCTGTTCGGCCCGGTCAAGTTCGCCTACCTGCCGCAGCACCTGGACGAGACCGAGCTGGTGGGCGGCAACGGGCTGGTGGAGATGGGCACCTTCGTCGCCATCCTGCTTGGCACCCTGCTTGGCGGCGAACTGGCCGGCCTGACCCATGGCGAGGAGATCGTGGGGCCGCTCTATGTCGGCGCCGCCTGCGTGCTGCTGGCGCTGGTCGGGCGCATGGTGTCCGCGCGCGTGCCGGATTCGCCGGCGCCGCAGCCTGACCTGCGCATCAACTGGAACCCGTTCTCCGAAACCTGGCGCAACCTCAAGCTGGCGCGGACCGACCGCACGGTGTTCCTGAGCCTGCTGGGGATTTCCTGGCTCTGGTTTTTGGGCGCGACGTTCCTCACCTCGTTTTTCAGCTTTGCCAAGGACGTGCTGGGCGGCGACCAGAATGTGGTGACGCTGCTGCTGGCGGTGTTCTCGGTCGGCATCGGCACCGGCTCGCTGCTGTGCGAGCGGCTGTCCGGGCGTCAGGTGGAGATCGGTCTGGTGCCGTTTGGCTCGATCGGCATGACGGTGTTCGCGGTCGACCTGTTCTTTGCCAGCAACGGCGAGCATCATGCAGAACTATCCGGGCTGGCCGGCTTTGCCGCCGACCCGCGCCACTGGCGCGTGCTGATCGACCTGTTCCTGCTGGCGATGTTCGGCGGCTTCTACAGCGTGCCGCTGTACGCGCTGATCCAGAGCCGCTGCGCGCCGACGCACCGGGCCCGCATCATTGCCGCCAACAACATCCTCAACAGCTTTTTCATGATCGGCTCCTCGCTGCTGGCGGTGGTGCTGACCCAGGCCGGTTTCAGCATTGCGCAGCTGTTCCTGGTGGTGGGGCTGCTCAACGCGGTGGTCGCCATCTACATTTACTCGCTGGTGCCGGAGTTCCTGCTGCGCTTCATTGCCTGGATCCTGGTGCACACGGTGTATCGCCTGAAGCGCGTCAATGCCGAGCACATTCCGACCGAGGGTGCGGCGGTGCTGGTGTGCAACCACGTCAGCTTTGCCGATGCGGTGGTGCTGATGGCCGCGAGCCCGCGTCCGGTGCGTTTTCTGATGGACCACCGCATCTTCAAGGTGCCGCTGATGTCGTGGTTCTTCCGCCAGGCCAAGGCTATCCCGATCGCGCCGGCGCACGAGGACCCGGTCATGCTGGAGCGCGCCTACGACGAGGTCGCGCGCGCGCTGGCCGACGGCGACCTGGTCTGCATCTTCCCGGAGGGCAAGATCACGGCCACCGGCGAGCTCAATCCCTTCAAGCAGGGCGTGCAGCAGATCATCCGGCGCACCCCGGTGCCGGTCGTGCCGATGGCGCTGCGCGGGCTGTGGGGCAGTTTCTTCTCGCGCAAGGGTGGCAACGCCATGTCCCGGCCATTCCGGCGCGGCATCCTCAACCGGCTGGAACTGGTCGTGGGCGACCCGATTGCGCCGGAACTGGCCACGCCGGAGGGGCTGCAGCAGGTGGTGCAGGGCCTGCGCGGCGAGTGGCGCTAA
- a CDS encoding MFS transporter, producing MAQAEQHARAAGAGRVSETRFGLFYLGYYGYVGVISPYVSLFFAGRGYSPVQIGVLMACFQVSRIVGPYFWGWLSDVMHTRVRLLRLAAVTSLLAFLVVPGVTSYGGMMAMMIGLNLITSAMSPLGDALTISTLRRYGAFDHRYGRIRMFGSAGFIAAVLLGGALFERYGMEVFPWLASAMLALFLVVVFGMRDAPDEGPRVKPPPALPLLRRPDVSWFFGSAFLMMFAHAALYVFYSLYLEQLGYSKFSIGVMWTIGVVAEIVFFFYQGRLFGSVPLRTILAGTFVLAAIRFGLTGYFAQLSWLMALVQVLHAATFGAHHSASLKRLQRWFAGPLQGRGQALYTGLSYGLGGTCGGLAMGWTWKALGPAHTFGLAALAAAGGALCAFMTFRTEAASDAKADAATAGR from the coding sequence TTGGCGCAGGCGGAACAACACGCCCGCGCCGCGGGCGCCGGGCGTGTCTCCGAGACGCGCTTTGGCCTGTTTTACCTCGGCTACTACGGCTACGTCGGCGTCATCTCTCCCTATGTGAGCCTGTTTTTCGCCGGGCGCGGTTACTCCCCGGTGCAGATCGGCGTGCTCATGGCCTGCTTCCAGGTCAGCCGTATCGTCGGCCCGTATTTCTGGGGCTGGCTGTCGGACGTGATGCACACCCGGGTGCGCCTGCTGCGCCTGGCCGCCGTGACTTCCTTGCTGGCGTTCCTGGTGGTGCCCGGCGTCACCAGCTACGGCGGCATGATGGCAATGATGATCGGGCTGAACCTGATCACCAGCGCCATGTCGCCGCTGGGCGACGCGCTCACCATCTCCACGCTGCGCCGCTACGGCGCCTTCGATCATCGCTACGGGCGCATCCGCATGTTCGGCTCGGCCGGCTTTATCGCGGCCGTGCTGCTGGGCGGGGCGCTGTTCGAGCGCTACGGCATGGAGGTGTTCCCGTGGCTGGCGAGCGCCATGCTGGCGCTGTTCCTGGTGGTGGTGTTCGGCATGCGCGATGCGCCCGACGAGGGGCCACGCGTCAAGCCGCCCCCGGCGCTGCCGCTGCTGCGCCGTCCCGATGTGAGCTGGTTCTTCGGCTCGGCGTTCCTGATGATGTTCGCCCACGCCGCGCTGTACGTGTTCTATTCGCTGTACCTGGAACAGCTTGGCTACAGCAAGTTTTCCATCGGTGTGATGTGGACCATCGGCGTGGTGGCTGAGATCGTTTTCTTTTTCTACCAGGGACGGCTGTTCGGCAGCGTCCCGCTGCGCACCATCCTCGCCGGCACCTTCGTGCTGGCCGCGATCCGCTTCGGCCTGACCGGCTACTTTGCCCAGTTGTCATGGCTGATGGCGCTGGTGCAGGTCCTGCACGCGGCCACCTTCGGCGCGCACCATAGCGCCAGCCTGAAGCGCCTGCAGCGCTGGTTCGCCGGGCCGCTGCAGGGACGCGGCCAGGCACTCTACACCGGCCTTTCCTACGGCCTTGGCGGCACCTGCGGCGGCCTGGCGATGGGGTGGACGTGGAAGGCGCTTGGGCCCGCCCACACGTTCGGGCTGGCGGCGCTGGCGGCGGCGGGCGGCGCGCTGTGCGCGTTCATGACGTTCCGTACGGAGGCGGCTTCGGACGCCAAGGCAGACGCTGCCACAGCCGGGCGCTGA
- a CDS encoding alpha/beta fold hydrolase, with protein sequence MELTIAGRKAYAYTGGKPFDPALPCAVFVHGAQNDHSVWALQTRWFANHGFSVLAVDLPGHNRSEGAPLKTVEAMADWVVELVRAAGVSAPALVFGHSMGSLIALETAARHPDAVRAIALLATAYPMKVADALLDASLNRVDQAIAMVNAWSHSSLANKPSSPGPGSWMQGGSQRLMERVAQRNPEGHVFHNDFSACNAYANGDAAVAGVRCPALFISGSKDMMTSPKAAQALAAKMASASTVTVPCGHALMGERPDEVLDALAAFARKVVAAG encoded by the coding sequence ATGGAACTGACGATCGCAGGCCGCAAGGCCTACGCCTACACCGGAGGCAAACCCTTCGACCCGGCCCTGCCCTGCGCCGTGTTCGTGCACGGCGCGCAGAACGACCATAGCGTCTGGGCCCTGCAGACGCGCTGGTTCGCCAACCATGGCTTCAGCGTGCTGGCGGTCGACCTGCCCGGCCACAACCGTAGCGAGGGCGCGCCCCTCAAGACGGTCGAGGCCATGGCCGACTGGGTGGTCGAGCTGGTGCGCGCGGCCGGGGTCAGCGCCCCCGCGCTGGTTTTCGGGCACAGCATGGGCTCGTTGATCGCGCTGGAAACCGCCGCCCGCCACCCGGACGCGGTGCGCGCCATCGCCCTGCTCGCCACGGCCTACCCGATGAAAGTCGCCGACGCCCTGCTCGACGCCTCGCTCAACCGCGTGGACCAGGCCATCGCCATGGTCAACGCCTGGTCGCACTCCAGCCTAGCCAACAAGCCTTCCTCGCCGGGACCGGGTTCGTGGATGCAAGGCGGCAGCCAGCGCCTGATGGAACGCGTGGCACAACGCAACCCCGAAGGCCACGTCTTCCACAACGACTTCTCCGCCTGCAACGCCTACGCCAACGGCGACGCCGCCGTGGCCGGCGTGCGTTGCCCCGCCCTGTTCATCAGCGGCAGCAAGGACATGATGACCTCGCCCAAAGCCGCGCAAGCACTCGCGGCCAAGATGGCCTCGGCCAGCACGGTCACGGTGCCCTGCGGGCACGCGCTGATGGGGGAAAGGCCGGACGAGGTACTCGACGCACTGGCGGCGTTTGCGCGCAAGGTGGTAGCGGCAGGTTGA
- the aroC gene encoding chorismate synthase — MSGNTLGLLFTVTTFGESHGPAIGAVVDGCPPGMSLTEADIQIDLDRRKPGTSRHVTQRQEPDQVEILSGVFEGKTTGTPICLLIRNTDQRSKDYGNIVETFRPGHADYTYWQKYGIRDYRGGGRSSARLTAPVVAAAAVARKWLREQYGTEIRGYMSQLGEVRVPFVDWAEVPENPFFAPNAEIVPELETYMDALRRDGDSVGARIEVVASNVPVGLGEPLFDKLDADIAHAMMGINAVKGVEIGAGFESVSQRGSVHGDSLSAEGFRGNNAGGMLGGISTGQDVTVSLAIKPTSSIRTPRESIDKAGQPATVETFGRHDPCVGIRATPIAEAMLALVLMDHALRHRAQCGDVKVDTPRIPAQSPQSGQSR, encoded by the coding sequence ATGTCCGGCAATACTCTCGGCCTGCTCTTCACTGTCACCACTTTCGGCGAATCGCACGGGCCGGCCATCGGCGCGGTGGTGGATGGCTGCCCGCCGGGCATGTCCCTGACCGAGGCCGACATCCAGATCGACCTGGATCGCCGCAAGCCCGGCACCTCGCGCCACGTCACGCAGCGCCAGGAGCCCGACCAGGTCGAGATCCTGTCCGGCGTGTTCGAGGGCAAGACCACCGGCACGCCGATCTGCCTGCTGATCCGCAATACCGACCAGCGCAGCAAGGACTACGGCAATATCGTCGAGACCTTCCGCCCGGGCCATGCCGACTACACCTACTGGCAAAAGTACGGCATCCGCGACTATCGTGGCGGCGGCCGTTCGTCGGCGCGCCTGACGGCGCCGGTGGTGGCGGCGGCGGCCGTGGCCAGGAAGTGGCTGCGCGAGCAATACGGCACCGAGATCCGGGGCTATATGTCGCAGCTGGGCGAAGTCCGCGTGCCGTTCGTGGACTGGGCGGAAGTGCCGGAGAATCCCTTCTTCGCGCCCAATGCGGAGATCGTGCCGGAGCTGGAAACCTATATGGACGCGCTGCGCCGCGACGGCGACTCCGTCGGCGCGCGCATCGAGGTGGTGGCGAGCAATGTGCCGGTGGGCCTGGGCGAGCCGCTGTTCGACAAGCTCGATGCCGATATCGCGCATGCCATGATGGGCATCAACGCCGTCAAGGGTGTGGAGATCGGCGCGGGGTTCGAGAGTGTCAGCCAGCGCGGCAGCGTGCATGGTGACTCGCTCAGCGCGGAAGGCTTCCGCGGCAATAACGCCGGCGGCATGCTTGGCGGCATCTCGACCGGCCAGGACGTCACCGTCTCGCTGGCGATCAAGCCTACCTCCAGCATCCGCACCCCGCGCGAATCCATCGACAAGGCCGGCCAGCCCGCCACGGTGGAAACCTTCGGCCGCCACGATCCCTGCGTGGGCATCCGCGCCACCCCCATCGCTGAGGCCATGCTGGCGCTGGTGTTGATGGACCACGCGCTGCGCCACCGTGCCCAGTGCGGCGACGTCAAGGTCGATACCCCGCGCATTCCCGCCCAGTCGCCGCAGTCCGGCCAGTCGCGCTGA
- a CDS encoding NAD(P)/FAD-dependent oxidoreductase — MEQVDCVVIGAGVVGLAVARQLAMQGREVIILEAENAFGTITSARNSEVIHAGIYYPAGSLKAAMCVRGKSMLYDYCASHHIHHQRCGKLIVATTEAQVATLEAIRAKAAANGVHDLQWLGQAEAQALEPNLQCRAALLSPSTGIVDSHGLMLALLGDAENAGAMLAVQSPVAGGAVTPDGIRLEVGSQDDAAGTTLLARTVINSAGLTAPALARRIEGMPAEHIPPQYYAKGCYFTLAGRAPFSRLIYPVPEAAGLGVHLTIDLGGQARFGPNVRWIDQIEYGVDPADADSFYGEVRNYWPGLADGALQPGYAGIRPKISGPGEPAADFRIDGPATHGVPGLVNLFGIESPGLTSSLALAEHVASLL, encoded by the coding sequence ATGGAACAAGTAGATTGCGTGGTAATCGGCGCGGGCGTGGTTGGCCTGGCCGTGGCGAGACAACTGGCCATGCAGGGCCGCGAAGTCATCATCCTGGAAGCCGAGAACGCCTTCGGCACCATCACCAGCGCGCGCAACAGCGAAGTGATCCATGCCGGCATCTACTATCCGGCCGGCTCGCTCAAGGCGGCGATGTGCGTGCGCGGCAAGTCCATGCTGTACGACTACTGCGCCTCGCATCACATCCACCACCAGCGCTGCGGCAAGCTCATCGTAGCCACCACCGAGGCCCAGGTAGCCACGCTGGAAGCCATCCGCGCCAAGGCCGCGGCCAATGGCGTGCACGACCTGCAATGGCTTGGCCAGGCCGAAGCGCAGGCGCTGGAGCCGAACCTGCAATGCCGCGCCGCCCTGCTCTCGCCGTCTACCGGCATCGTCGACAGCCATGGCCTGATGCTGGCGTTGCTGGGCGATGCCGAGAATGCCGGTGCCATGCTGGCGGTGCAGTCGCCCGTGGCAGGCGGCGCGGTGACGCCGGATGGCATCCGCCTCGAGGTGGGCAGCCAGGATGACGCGGCGGGCACCACGCTGCTGGCCCGTACCGTGATCAACTCGGCCGGCCTGACCGCGCCGGCGCTGGCGCGCCGCATCGAGGGCATGCCTGCCGAACACATTCCGCCGCAGTACTACGCGAAGGGCTGCTATTTCACGCTGGCCGGGCGTGCGCCATTCTCGCGCCTGATCTACCCGGTGCCGGAGGCCGCCGGCCTGGGCGTGCACCTGACCATCGACCTGGGCGGCCAGGCGCGCTTCGGCCCCAATGTGCGCTGGATCGACCAGATCGAGTACGGCGTGGATCCGGCCGATGCCGACAGCTTTTACGGGGAAGTGCGGAATTACTGGCCGGGGCTGGCCGATGGCGCGCTGCAGCCGGGCTACGCTGGCATCCGCCCCAAGATCAGCGGGCCGGGCGAGCCGGCGGCGGATTTCCGCATCGATGGCCCCGCCACCCATGGCGTGCCGGGGCTGGTCAACCTGTTCGGCATCGAGTCGCCCGGGCTGACCTCCTCGCTGGCTTTGGCCGAGCACGTGGCAAGCCTGCTCTGA
- a CDS encoding Mpo1-like protein, producing MPQAHPREFENFAAFYPFYLNEHRNPTCRRLHFAGSTVALLCLLALILSGNWWWLAAAAVSGYAFAWVGHFAFEKNRPATFRHPLYSLMGDWVMYSEIWRGRIPF from the coding sequence ATGCCCCAGGCCCACCCCCGTGAGTTCGAGAATTTCGCCGCCTTCTACCCGTTCTACCTGAACGAACACCGCAACCCCACCTGCCGCCGCCTGCATTTCGCCGGCTCCACAGTGGCATTGCTGTGCCTGCTCGCGCTGATCCTCAGCGGCAACTGGTGGTGGCTGGCAGCGGCCGCGGTATCAGGCTATGCCTTCGCCTGGGTCGGCCATTTCGCCTTCGAGAAGAACCGCCCCGCCACCTTCCGCCATCCGCTCTACAGCCTGATGGGCGACTGGGTCATGTACAGCGAGATCTGGCGCGGCAGGATTCCCTTCTAG
- a CDS encoding FadR/GntR family transcriptional regulator, with product MTVLSRPASLAARIADALRADIAAGRFAAGARLPAEAALGETFGVSRPIVREAIAQLKADGLLVTRKGSGAYVSDMPGGQVWRMAPELQGGPTPAQLFELRMVVECACAEMAALRRTDDDLRAIHAALCAMREHAEDFASAAAADVAFHHAIAQAAHNPCFTGLTDFVGQHMLAARQTAWENAARFRGGSQGADSEHAALVAAIAAGNASAARQAARRHLGAAAKRMGLTLS from the coding sequence ATGACCGTCCTGAGCCGCCCCGCCTCGCTTGCCGCACGTATCGCCGACGCCCTGCGCGCCGACATCGCGGCCGGCCGTTTTGCCGCCGGCGCCCGGCTCCCGGCCGAAGCCGCCCTTGGCGAGACCTTTGGCGTGAGCCGCCCCATCGTCAGGGAGGCCATTGCACAGCTGAAGGCGGACGGGCTGCTGGTCACGCGCAAGGGCTCGGGCGCCTATGTATCGGACATGCCCGGCGGCCAGGTATGGCGCATGGCCCCCGAACTGCAAGGCGGCCCGACTCCGGCCCAGTTGTTCGAGTTGCGCATGGTGGTGGAATGCGCCTGCGCCGAAATGGCCGCGCTGCGCCGCACCGACGACGACCTGCGCGCCATCCACGCCGCGCTGTGCGCGATGCGCGAGCACGCTGAAGATTTCGCCAGTGCCGCAGCCGCCGACGTGGCGTTCCACCACGCCATCGCGCAGGCCGCGCACAACCCCTGCTTCACCGGCCTGACCGATTTCGTTGGCCAGCACATGCTGGCGGCGCGGCAGACGGCCTGGGAAAACGCCGCGCGCTTTCGCGGCGGCTCGCAGGGCGCGGACAGCGAGCACGCCGCGCTTGTTGCGGCCATCGCCGCCGGCAACGCCAGCGCGGCGCGCCAGGCCGCCCGCCGGCACCTCGGTGCGGCGGCCAAGCGCATGGGGCTGACATTGAGTTAA
- a CDS encoding O-acetylhomoserine aminocarboxypropyltransferase: MSGTRFDTLALHAGAAPDPATGARATPIHLTTSFVFKDSEHAASLFNMERAGHVYSRISNPTVAVFEERVAALENGAGAIGVASGQAALHLAVATLMGAGSHIVASSALYGGSHNLLHYTLRRFGIETTFVQARDIDAWRAAIRPETKLLFGETLGNPGLDVLDIPTLAQLGQDNGIPLLVDSTFTTPYLLKPFDLGAGLLYHSATKFLGGHGTTIGGVLAEGGTFDFDASGRFPELSEPYAGFHNMVFTEESTVAPFLLRARREGLRDFGACLSPMAAWQLLQGIETLPLRMARHVENARRVVQFLVSHPMVESVAYPELESHPDYELAKRLLPRGAGAVFSFNLKGNRAAGQRFIENLALFSHLANVGDARSLVIHPASTTHFRMDAAALQAAGISEGTIRLSVGLEDPDDLIDDLKRGLKAAEKAMSAKGGQA; this comes from the coding sequence ATGTCCGGTACCCGTTTCGACACCCTGGCGCTGCATGCCGGCGCCGCCCCCGACCCCGCCACGGGGGCGCGGGCCACGCCCATCCACCTGACGACATCCTTCGTCTTCAAAGACAGCGAGCACGCCGCCTCGCTGTTCAACATGGAACGCGCGGGCCACGTCTACTCACGTATCTCCAACCCCACGGTCGCCGTCTTCGAAGAGCGCGTCGCCGCCCTGGAGAACGGCGCCGGCGCGATCGGCGTGGCTTCGGGCCAGGCCGCGCTGCATCTGGCGGTGGCTACGCTGATGGGTGCGGGCTCGCACATCGTGGCATCCAGCGCCCTGTACGGCGGCTCGCACAACCTGCTGCACTACACGTTGCGCCGCTTCGGCATCGAGACCACCTTCGTGCAGGCGCGCGACATCGACGCCTGGCGCGCCGCCATCCGGCCCGAGACCAAGCTGCTGTTCGGCGAGACCCTGGGCAACCCCGGGCTGGACGTGCTCGACATCCCGACCCTGGCGCAGCTCGGCCAGGACAACGGCATCCCGCTGCTGGTCGACTCCACCTTCACCACGCCCTACCTGCTCAAGCCCTTCGACCTGGGCGCCGGCCTGCTCTATCACTCGGCCACCAAGTTCCTGGGCGGCCACGGCACCACCATCGGCGGCGTGCTGGCGGAAGGCGGCACCTTCGACTTCGACGCCTCGGGGCGCTTCCCCGAGCTGTCCGAGCCCTACGCGGGCTTCCACAATATGGTGTTTACCGAGGAAAGCACGGTGGCCCCGTTCCTGCTGCGCGCGCGCCGCGAAGGCCTGCGCGACTTCGGCGCCTGCCTGAGCCCGATGGCCGCCTGGCAACTGCTGCAGGGCATCGAGACGCTGCCGCTGCGCATGGCCCGCCACGTGGAGAACGCGCGCCGGGTGGTGCAGTTCCTGGTGTCGCACCCGATGGTCGAGTCGGTGGCCTATCCGGAGCTGGAATCCCACCCTGACTATGAGCTCGCCAAGCGCCTGCTGCCGCGCGGCGCGGGCGCCGTGTTCAGCTTCAACCTCAAGGGCAACCGCGCCGCGGGCCAGCGTTTCATCGAAAACCTGGCGCTGTTCTCGCACCTGGCCAACGTGGGCGATGCCCGCTCGCTGGTGATCCACCCCGCCTCCACCACCCACTTCCGCATGGACGCCGCGGCGCTGCAGGCGGCCGGCATCAGCGAAGGCACCATCCGCCTGTCGGTCGGCCTGGAAGACCCGGACGACCTCATCGACGACCTCAAGCGCGGCCTCAAGGCCGCCGAGAAAGCCATGAGCGCCAAGGGAGGGCAAGCCTGA
- a CDS encoding flagellar brake protein: MIALTPNDLPVGQPLPWSLLDEAGNLVLGSGSVIPEDRDVALVFRHGTVCRPEDEPGEPVDSGRFANVGPLGLQVGTLLQVKSPGQAGRAAASRLIGFVEQGLFATWPQLGGKELQLQPGEKVLLRGFSGHAILSFESTVTAICRSPFRYLVLSAPADPQQMPVRKATRVPTRLAAYLVDPGGTDDDAPASHQPARLVLLTDLSTGGAQIQIAGAVPAPGAAVRLCFHLRTAALDSEIMVDGVVRNASPAEGDVEFPTFGVAFDALGERELTLLQCFIYEQLLAGASMQVSA, encoded by the coding sequence ATGATTGCACTTACCCCTAACGATCTCCCCGTCGGCCAGCCCTTGCCCTGGTCCTTGCTGGACGAGGCGGGCAACCTCGTGCTCGGCAGCGGCAGCGTGATCCCCGAGGACCGCGACGTTGCGCTGGTGTTCCGGCATGGCACGGTATGCCGGCCGGAGGACGAGCCGGGCGAGCCGGTGGATAGCGGCCGGTTCGCCAATGTGGGGCCGCTCGGCCTGCAGGTTGGCACCCTGCTGCAGGTCAAGTCGCCGGGGCAGGCAGGGCGCGCCGCTGCCAGCCGGCTGATCGGCTTTGTCGAGCAGGGCCTGTTCGCGACCTGGCCGCAGCTGGGCGGCAAGGAGTTGCAGCTTCAGCCTGGCGAGAAGGTGCTGCTGCGCGGTTTTTCCGGTCACGCCATCCTCAGCTTCGAGTCGACGGTGACCGCGATCTGCCGCAGTCCCTTCCGTTACCTGGTGTTGTCGGCGCCGGCCGATCCGCAGCAGATGCCGGTGCGCAAGGCGACCCGCGTGCCGACACGGCTGGCGGCCTACCTGGTGGATCCCGGCGGCACGGACGACGATGCGCCGGCCTCTCACCAGCCAGCCCGGCTGGTGCTGCTGACCGACCTGAGCACCGGTGGCGCGCAGATCCAGATCGCCGGCGCGGTGCCGGCGCCTGGCGCGGCGGTGCGCTTGTGCTTCCATCTGCGCACTGCCGCGCTGGACAGCGAGATCATGGTCGACGGCGTGGTGCGCAACGCGTCGCCCGCCGAGGGAGACGTGGAGTTTCCCACGTTCGGCGTTGCGTTCGATGCGCTCGGCGAGCGCGAGCTGACGCTGCTCCAGTGCTTTATCTATGAGCAGTTGCTGGCAGGCGCCAGCATGCAGGTCAGCGCCTGA